Genomic DNA from Thermomicrobiales bacterium:
CATGGGGCGAGCAGCGCGCAGTGGGCGCTTGACCCGAGATGGCACAGCCACCTGCTCCGATCGTCTCCGGACTCCGGACTCCGGACTCCGGACTCTGGACTCTGGACTCTGGACTCCGGACCCCGGACCCCGGACCCTGAACCCCCGACCATCCGCTATGATTCCTCCCGTCACCAATGTCCGGCCGCGACGGCCAGGTAAGAAACTCACTCGCCGATCCGCGCGCGATTGGCAGGAATCCAAGAGGACACCAACGATGGTGAACACGGTCGACGAGATTCAGACCACCAGGCGGATCGATACCGCCCCGGTGCTGACCGTCAATGGGCTTTCGGTCTACTACCACACGTCGCGTGGACCGGTAAAAGCGGTCGAAAACGTCAGCTTCGATATTCGCGCGCACGAGCGGCTCGGCCTGGTGGGCGAATCCGGCTCCGGCAAATCCACCATCGCCCTCGCGCTCCTGCGCATGATCAAACCGCCCGGCCGCATCGAAGCCGGCGAAGTCATCCTGGACGGTGTCGATCTCCTCCGCCTGGACGACGAACAGATGCGCGGCATGCGGCTCAACCAGGTCGCGCTCGTGGCGCAGGGCGCCATGAACTCGCTCAACCCGGTGGTCAAGATCAAGCCGCAGATCATCGACGGGATGAAGGACCACGGCATTGGCCTGACCGACAAGCAGATGGATGCTCGTGTCTACGAGCTGCTGGACAGTGTTGGGTTGCGCAAAGATGTGGCCAACATGTATCCGCACGAGCTCAGCGGTGGCATGAAGCAACGTGTCTGCATCGCGATTGCCATCAGCCTGCGCCCCAAGCTCATCATTGCCGACGAGCCGACCAGCGCGCTCGATGTGGTGGTCCAGCGTCAGGTGATGGATACCCTGCTCAAAGTGCAGGAAGATCTCGGCGCGTCCATTCTCCTCATCGGGCACGATATGGGCTTGATGGCGCAGGTGGCCGACCGGGTGGGCATCATGTACGCCGGCGAGTTCGCCGAGATGTCCCAATCGGCCGATCTCTTCAGCGATCCGCTGCATCCCTACAGCCAGTTGTTGATCAACAGTCTCCCCTCGATCGACCATAAAGGCACGCTCAAGGGGATTCCCGGATTGCCCCCCTCGTTGCTCG
This window encodes:
- a CDS encoding ABC transporter ATP-binding protein, with protein sequence MVNTVDEIQTTRRIDTAPVLTVNGLSVYYHTSRGPVKAVENVSFDIRAHERLGLVGESGSGKSTIALALLRMIKPPGRIEAGEVILDGVDLLRLDDEQMRGMRLNQVALVAQGAMNSLNPVVKIKPQIIDGMKDHGIGLTDKQMDARVYELLDSVGLRKDVANMYPHELSGGMKQRVCIAIAISLRPKLIIADEPTSALDVVVQRQVMDTLLKVQEDLGASILLIGHDMGLMAQVADRVGIMYAGEFAEMSQSADLFSDPLHPYSQLLINSLPSIDHKGTLKGIPGLPPSLLDRPPGCPFRPRCPHAFDRCEAENPLLQEVRPNRLVACHLYTGDPR